One stretch of Miscanthus floridulus cultivar M001 chromosome 18, ASM1932011v1, whole genome shotgun sequence DNA includes these proteins:
- the LOC136523106 gene encoding uncharacterized protein translates to MADRGYSTMTKLGLGALTFNSALAIYNSWGDAGSVAFVLAADAALVLLFLCLRGFERGGRGRDAKIKAAVWALTTLLTAMFASRVAPLMPPPVAAVIWLLAVATAAGGFWAFFLN, encoded by the coding sequence ATGGCCGACCGAGGATATTCCACCATGACCAAGCTAGGCTTGGGCGCCCTGACCTTCAACTCGGCACTCGCCATCTACAACTCCTGGGGCGACGCCGGCTCCGTGGCGTTCGTGCTCGCCGCGGACGCCGCGCTCGTGCTGCTCTTCCTCTGCCTCCGTGGGTTTGAGCGGGGCGGCAGGGGCAGGGATGCCAAGATCAAGGCCGCCGTGTGGGCGCTCACCACGCTGCTCACGGCCATGTTCGCCTCGAGGGTAGCGCCGCTCATGCCGCCGCCGGTGGCCGCGGTGATCTGGCTCTTGGCCGTCGCCACGGCCGCAGGAGGGTTCTGGGCGTTTTTCCTTAATTGA